GGAGTTTTACGAGGTGACAGAAGCTGAGCCGACGGTAGCAACTCTGAGGGCCGAGCTGCTGGCTTGGGAGCACATCTACAACACGGTGCGGCCTCACCAGTCTTTAGGCTACAAGACACCCAAGGAGTTCCTCCAAGCCAAGGGCTATTATCAACCTAGATAAGGAGTGGTGTACAGGAGGTACCGAACGAGCACACGCGTTTGCGGCCTGATACGGCTTGTGCTATAATTGCCCTGAGATAGATTAGGGAGGTTATGTCAAAAGTGCCATTAGACAAGGGTGCGAAGACTAATATAATCGAGCAGTTCAAAATGCGAGAAGGTGATACGGGTTCCCCTGAGGTGCAGATAGCGCTCTTAACTGAACGAATAAATCAACTAATAGAGCACCTCAAGGTTCACACCCACGATTACCACTCACGCCGTGGTCTGTTGAAGCTTTTGGGGCAACGTCGCCGGCAGTTGGCCTACTTATCTCGCAAGGATAAGGACCGTTATAATGCCATCGTTTCCAGACCCAGGGTGAGTTAG
Above is a genomic segment from Chloroflexota bacterium containing:
- the rpsO gene encoding 30S ribosomal protein S15, which gives rise to MPLDKGAKTNIIEQFKMREGDTGSPEVQIALLTERINQLIEHLKVHTHDYHSRRGLLKLLGQRRRQLAYLSRKDKDRYNAIVSRPRVS